One Watersipora subatra chromosome 4, tzWatSuba1.1, whole genome shotgun sequence genomic window carries:
- the LOC137394504 gene encoding uncharacterized protein has protein sequence MSRRKQQPLKFGDYILPTLKKKPVNRKTSVKNAPDKPKKTMFENPGIHLRTFERDLQLYEQSLREEKVDHFPTLKSVFNGNNEILDSYAQRVAVLREEISSRFTKFRSLRRNSIKQVLKRLVHRNLKRLVHRNLKRLVHRNLKRLVHRNLKRLVHRNLKSLVHRNLKRLVHGNFKRLVHRNLERLVHRNLERLVHRNLERLVHRSLKRLVHRNLKSLVHRNLKRLVHRNLKRLVHRNLKSLVHRNLKRLVHGNFKRLVHRNLERLVHRNLERLVHRNLERLVHRSLKRLVHRNLKSLVHRNLKRLVHRNFERLVHRNLKRLVHRNLKSLVHRNLKRLVHRNLKRLVHRNLKRLVHRNLKRLVHRNLERLVHRKLERLVHRNRERLVHRNFKNLVHRNLKRLVHRNFKRLVHRNLERLIYRNLKSLVHRNLERLVHRKLKRLVHRNLERLVYRNLKRLVHRNLKRLIHRNLKRLVHRNLKRLVHRNLKRLVHRNLERLVYRSLKSLVHRNLERLVHRKLKRLVHRNLERLVHRNLERLVHRNLRSLVYKNLKRLVHRKLERLVHRNLERLIHRNLERLVHRNLKRLVHRNLKRLVHRNLKRLVLRNLKRLVLRNLKRLVHTNLKRLVHRNLKRLVHRNLKRLVHRNLKSLVHRNLKRLVHGNFKRLVHRNLERLVHRNLERLVHRNLERLVHRNLKRLVHRNFKRLVHTNLKRLIHRNPIEF, from the exons CACCTCCGAACATTTGAAAGAGATCTTCAGCTCTATGAGCAAAGTCTGCGTGAAGAAAAAGTTGATCACTTTCCCACCCTTAAATCTGTCTTTAATGGCAACAACGAGATCCTGGATAGCTATGCTCAGAGAGTGGCAGTACTTCGAGAGGAGATTTCCTCTCGTTTTACAAAGTTCAGAAGTCTCAGAA GAAATTCAATTAAACAAGTGCTTAAGAGGCTTGTTCACAGGAACCTTAAGAGGCTAGTTCACAGGAACCTTAAGAGGCTAGTTCACAGGAACCTTAAGAGGCTAGTTCACAGGAACCTTAAGAGGCTAGTTCACAGGAACCTTAAGAGTCTAGTTCACAGGAACCTTAAGAGGCTAGTTCACGGGAACTTTAAGAGGCTAGTTCACAGGAACCTTGAGAGGCTAGTTCACAGGAACCTTGAGAGGCTAGTTCACAGGAACCTTGAGAGGCTAGTTCACAGGAGCCTTAAGAGGCTAGTTCACAGGAACCTTAAGAGTCTAGTTCACAGGAACCTTAAGAGGCTAGTTCACAGGAACCTTAAGAGGCTAGTTCACAGGAACCTTAAGAGTCTAGTTCACAGGAACCTTAAGAGGCTAGTTCACGGGAACTTTAAGAGGCTAGTTCACAGGAACCTTGAGAGGCTAGTTCACAGGAACCTTGAGAGGCTAGTTCACAGGAACCTTGAGAGGCTAGTTCACAGGAGCCTTAAGAGGCTAGTTCACAGGAACCTTAAGAGTCTAGTTCACAGGAACCTTAAGAGGCTAGTTCACAGGAACTTTGAGAGGCTAGTTCACAGGAACCTTAAAAGGCTAGTTCACAGGAACCTTAAGAGTCTAGTTCACAGGAACCTTAAGAGGCTAGTTCACAGGAACCTTAAGAGGCTAGTTCACAGGAACCTTAAGAGGCTAGTTCACAGGAACCTTAAGAGGCTAGTTCACAGGAACCTTGAGAGGCTAGTTCACAGGAAACTTGAGAGGCTAGTTCACAGGAACCGTGAGAGGCTAGTTCACAGGAACTTTAAGAATCTAGTTCACAGGAACCTTAAGAGGCTAGTTCACAGGAactttaagaggctggttcacaGGAACCTTGAGAGGCTAATTTACAGGAACCTTAAGAGTCTAGTTCACAGGAACCTTGAGAGGCTAGTTCACAGAAAACTTAAGAGGCTAGTTCACAGGAACCTTGAGAGGCTAGTTTACAGGAACCTTAAGAGGCTAGTTCACAGGAACCTTAAGAGGCTAATTCACAGGAACCTTAAAAGGCTAGTTCACAGGAACCTTAAGAGGCTAGTTCACAGGAACCTTAAGAGGCTAGTTCACAGGAACCTTGAGAGGCTAGTTTACAGGAGCCTTAAGAGTCTAGTTCACAGGAACCTTGAGAGGCTAGTTCACAGAAAACTTAAGAGGCTAGTTCACAGGAACCTTGAGAGGCTAGTTCACAGGAACCTTGAGAGGCTAGTTCACAGGAACCTTAGGAGTCTAGTTTACAAGAACCTTAAAAGGCTAGTTCACAGGAAACTTGAGAGGCTAGTTCACAGGAACCTTGAGAGGCTAATTCACAGGAACCTTGAGAGGCTAGTTCACAGGAACCTTAAGAGGCTAGTTCACAGGAACCTTAAAAGGCTAGTTCACAGGAACCTTAAGAGGCTAGTTCTTAGGAACCTTAAGAGGCTAGTTCTTAGGAACCTTAAGAGGCTAGTTCACACGAACCTTAAGAGGCTAGTTCACAGGAACCTTAAGAGGCTAGTTCACAGGAACCTTAAGAGGCTAGTTCACAGGAACCTTAAGAGTCTAGTTCACAGGAACCTTAAGAGGCTAGTTCACGGGAACTTTAAGAGGCTAGTTCACAGGAACCTTGAGAGGCTAGTTCACAGGAACCTTGAGAGGCTAGTTCACAGGAACCTTGAGAGGCTAGTTCACAGGAACCTTAAGAGGCTAGTTCACAGGAactttaagaggctggttcacacGAACCTTAAGAGGCTAATTCACAGGAACCCGATAGAGTTTTGA
- the LOC137393236 gene encoding GPN-loop GTPase 2-like — MGPRFGQVVIGPPGSGKSTYCKAIKELLETMGRKVSIINLDPANDILPYTCSVNITDLVAVGDVMDTLNLGPNGGLLYAMEFLETNLEWLCTQLDTLPSEAYFLFDCPGQVELYTHHNSVKNIIDHLTRKKDCRLAAVHLVDSHYCTDSSKFIAVLLTSLSTMLQLELPHINVLSKVDLIEQYGKLEFNFDFYTEVLDLSQLLDTLDKTDIVLPKYISLNEKIIEMVEDYGLVSFHPFSIKDSGSMGNVLKQIDKATGYIYGKAEDDAMRLMYSADAGMDWESMATVKGASSKEEPG; from the exons ATGGGACCTAGATTTGGGCAAGTCGTTATTGGACCTCCAGGGTCTGGAAAGAGCACCTACTGCAAAGCAATAAAGGAACTGCTCGAAACTATGG GGCGAAAGGTATCTATAATTAACTTGGACCCAGCTAATGACATATTACCCTACACATGCAGCGTTAATATCACAGACCTAGTAGCTGTTGGTGATGTGATGGACACACTCAACCTTGGACCAAATGGAGGGCTATTATATGCTATGGAATTCCTTGAAACCAACCTCGAGTGGCTATGTACGCAGCTTGACACTTTACCCTCAGAAGCCTATTTCTTATTCGACTGTCCAGGTCAGGTGGAACTCTACACGCACCACAACTctgtaaaaaatatcatcgaTCACTTGACAAGGAAGAAAGACTGCAGATTGGCAGCTGTTCATCTCGTTGACTCTCACTATTGTACTGATTCGTCCAAGTTCATAGCCGTCCTGCTGACAAGCCTGTCCACGATGCTGCAGCTGGAGCTGCCCCACATCAATGTTCTCTCCAAGGTTGATCTAATAGAGCAGTACGGCAAACTCGAGTTTAACTTTGATTTCTATACAGAAGTGCTGGATCTCTCTCAACTCTTAGATACACTTGACAAG ACAGATATTGTACTGCCCAAATATATATCACTGAATGAGAAGATAATTGAAATGGTAGAAGATTATGGACTCGTTTCCTTTCACCCTTTTTCTATCAAA GACTCAGGAAGTATGGGCAATGTACTAAAACAGATTGATAAAGCCACAGGCTACATTTATGGCAAGGCAGAAGATGATGCTATGAGACTGATGTACTCAGCGGATGCAGGCATGGACTGGGAGTCTATGGCAACAGTGAAGGGAGC GAGTTCAAAAGAAGAGCCAGGGTAG